In Phragmitibacter flavus, the following are encoded in one genomic region:
- a CDS encoding YifB family Mg chelatase-like AAA ATPase gives MIARTYSATLLGVNAVEVEIECHESHGNQFRITIVGLPDTAVKEARDRVMAAVINSGFYMPTSGYITFNLAPADLRKEGPAFDLPLALALVSARENLPIEALRDCSIVGELALDGELRPVRGVLAIALEARAKGRQRLLVPKRVAVEASVVSGIDIVGINNLREAVEYLRGDKNIEPEPCRAAEFFQAHENYAIDFNEVKGQQEAKRAIEVAVAGGHNLLFVGPPGTGKSMLAKRIPTIMPAMNEEEAIETTKIHSAGGLLDENCSFIATRPFRAPHHTISDAGLLGGGTNPGPGEVSLAHHGVLFLDELPEFRRSTLEVMRQPLEDGKVTISRAAGSITFPANYMMVGAMNPCACGYYGSIKIQCRCNSASIQKYRQRLSGPLLDRIDLHVEVPAVEYKTLTSTEEAESSTIIRKRVDLARSIQRERFKNERGLHTNSAMTPRLIRKHCALDPEGAGYLEHAMTSMNFSARAHDRILKVARTLADLANEDRIIADRVLEAINYRALDRALWS, from the coding sequence ATGATTGCCCGCACCTATTCCGCCACCCTGCTCGGCGTCAACGCCGTCGAAGTCGAGATCGAATGCCACGAATCCCACGGCAACCAGTTCCGCATCACCATCGTCGGTCTCCCCGACACCGCCGTTAAAGAAGCCCGCGACCGCGTCATGGCCGCCGTCATCAACAGCGGTTTTTACATGCCCACCAGCGGCTACATCACCTTCAACCTCGCCCCTGCCGACCTCCGCAAGGAAGGCCCCGCCTTCGACCTCCCCCTCGCCCTCGCCCTCGTCTCCGCGCGCGAAAACCTTCCCATCGAAGCCTTGCGCGATTGCAGCATTGTCGGTGAACTTGCCCTCGACGGTGAACTACGACCCGTTCGCGGCGTGCTTGCCATCGCCCTCGAAGCCCGCGCCAAAGGCCGTCAGCGCCTCCTCGTCCCCAAACGCGTCGCCGTCGAAGCCAGCGTCGTCAGCGGCATCGACATCGTCGGCATCAACAACCTGCGCGAAGCCGTCGAATACCTGCGCGGCGACAAAAACATCGAACCCGAACCCTGCCGCGCCGCCGAGTTTTTCCAGGCCCATGAAAACTACGCCATCGACTTCAACGAAGTCAAAGGCCAGCAGGAAGCCAAACGCGCCATCGAAGTCGCCGTCGCCGGTGGCCATAATCTCTTGTTCGTCGGCCCGCCCGGCACCGGCAAGTCCATGCTCGCCAAACGCATCCCTACCATCATGCCTGCCATGAACGAGGAGGAGGCCATCGAGACCACCAAAATCCACAGTGCTGGCGGCCTCCTCGACGAAAACTGCAGCTTCATCGCCACCCGACCCTTCCGCGCCCCGCATCACACCATCAGCGATGCCGGACTTCTTGGCGGCGGCACCAATCCCGGTCCCGGCGAAGTCTCCCTTGCTCATCACGGCGTGCTCTTCCTCGACGAACTCCCCGAGTTCCGCCGCTCCACCTTGGAAGTCATGCGTCAACCCCTTGAGGACGGAAAAGTCACTATCTCCCGCGCCGCCGGTTCCATCACCTTCCCCGCCAATTACATGATGGTCGGGGCCATGAACCCTTGTGCTTGCGGCTACTACGGCAGCATTAAGATCCAATGCCGCTGCAACTCTGCCTCCATCCAGAAATACCGGCAGCGCCTCAGCGGCCCGCTTCTTGATCGCATCGATCTCCACGTCGAAGTCCCTGCGGTTGAATACAAAACGCTCACCTCCACCGAAGAAGCCGAATCCTCCACCATCATCCGTAAGCGCGTTGACCTCGCCCGTTCCATCCAGCGTGAACGATTCAAAAACGAACGTGGTCTCCACACCAACAGCGCCATGACCCCGCGCCTCATCCGCAAACATTGTGCCCTCGATCCTGAAGGTGCCGGATATCTCGAGCATGCCATGACCAGCATGAACTTCAGCGCCCGTGCCCATGACCGTATTCTCAAAGTTGCCCGCACCCTCGCCGATCTCGCCAACGAAGACCGCATCATCGCCGACCGCGTCCTCGAAGCCATCAACTACCGCGCGTTGGATCGCGCCTTGTGGAGTTGA